The Paenibacillus sp. MBLB1832 genome has a window encoding:
- a CDS encoding MBL fold metallo-hydrolase, with amino-acid sequence MKITRNGFLYQVAFMPRFFPVNCYLVEEESELTLIDAALPFSVKGILQAAEGIGKPITRIVLTHAHGDHVGALDGLKKVLPQAGVYISRRDAKLLAGNVELEAGEAQTPIKGGIPKGVQTKPDVLLEEGDRVGSLQAIATPGHTPGSMSFLDVRSGALIAGDALQVRGGAAVSGVVKWGFPFPAMATWSKEASLASARKMKQLEPSLLAVGHGRMIEHPAAIMDAAIEEATAKFHGATATI; translated from the coding sequence ATGAAAATAACGCGAAACGGATTTTTGTATCAGGTAGCTTTTATGCCGAGATTTTTCCCTGTGAATTGTTACTTGGTGGAGGAGGAGTCGGAATTAACGTTGATTGATGCAGCATTGCCATTTAGTGTGAAGGGCATTCTACAGGCAGCAGAGGGGATCGGGAAGCCCATCACGCGGATTGTGCTAACCCATGCGCATGGCGATCATGTCGGAGCTTTGGACGGTTTGAAAAAGGTGCTGCCACAAGCGGGGGTCTACATCTCTCGGAGAGATGCGAAGCTGCTGGCGGGCAATGTGGAGTTGGAGGCCGGAGAGGCCCAAACGCCGATCAAAGGCGGCATACCGAAAGGCGTCCAAACAAAGCCGGATGTCCTTCTCGAAGAGGGTGATCGCGTCGGCTCGTTGCAGGCTATCGCCACCCCTGGGCATACGCCGGGTTCGATGTCTTTCTTGGATGTGCGGAGCGGCGCGCTGATCGCGGGCGATGCGCTTCAAGTGCGCGGAGGTGCAGCGGTGTCGGGCGTGGTTAAATGGGGGTTCCCATTCCCAGCCATGGCGACATGGAGCAAAGAAGCATCCCTGGCGAGCGCGCGCAAAATGAAACAGCTAGAGCCCAGCCTGCTTGCCGTTGGCCACGGGCGAATGATTGAGCATCCTGCGGCAATTATGGACGCTGCGATTGAAGAAGCAACGGCGAAATTTCATGGCGCAACCGCGACCATTTAG
- a CDS encoding TetR/AcrR family transcriptional regulator: MASRQGLDEEAVVQAAIEIADQQGIEQLSLAALAAKLNIKTPSLYNHIKGLPNLRKQLSKRGLILAKEAMIEAVLGKAEDEALLAAGMAYVAFARKQPGLYEAITALPDYEDAELQEAGASIVSFLLRLLAPYGLSEEDALHVVRGFRSMVHGFASLERQNGFRMELDRDESLRRLLQTYLRGLSVGRS; this comes from the coding sequence ATGGCTAGCAGACAAGGTTTAGACGAAGAAGCGGTCGTGCAAGCGGCAATTGAAATCGCCGATCAGCAAGGGATTGAGCAGCTTTCGCTGGCTGCGCTGGCCGCCAAACTAAATATCAAAACCCCCTCCCTTTACAATCACATCAAGGGTTTACCTAATCTGAGGAAGCAGCTGTCAAAACGAGGGCTGATTCTCGCGAAGGAAGCCATGATCGAGGCGGTGCTTGGCAAAGCCGAGGACGAGGCGCTGCTGGCGGCGGGCATGGCTTATGTGGCTTTTGCTCGTAAACAGCCTGGGCTTTACGAGGCGATTACGGCGCTACCCGATTACGAGGATGCTGAACTGCAGGAGGCGGGCGCTTCGATCGTGAGCTTCCTGCTGCGCCTCTTGGCGCCTTACGGACTCAGCGAAGAGGATGCGCTGCACGTGGTGCGCGGGTTCCGAAGCATGGTGCACGGCTTCGCCTCGCTCGAGCGGCAGAACGGCTTCCGCATGGAGCTCGATCGGGACGAGAGCTTGCGTCGGCTGCTGCAGACGTATTTGCGCGGGTTGTCGGTCGGGAGGAGTTAG